A stretch of Aerococcus urinaehominis DNA encodes these proteins:
- a CDS encoding LemA family protein: MSTGLILLIVVVIIGVGLLIWGIKSYNKFVGAKEMVENAMAQIATQVESRWDALTNLISATKEYQGHEQETLTNIVEARAGVNRESSVKQVERDDALFNQAMRAIDVVVEQYPDLKASQVYQQTMTSVDKYENQVRQSRMVFNDTVTKYNRLIKVFPNSLIAGMTGFSPEDYFEATETKKEMPQW; the protein is encoded by the coding sequence ATGAGTACGGGATTAATTTTATTGATAGTCGTTGTTATTATTGGGGTTGGTCTGTTGATCTGGGGGATAAAGTCCTATAACAAATTTGTCGGCGCTAAAGAGATGGTTGAGAACGCTATGGCGCAGATTGCTACTCAGGTCGAGTCTCGCTGGGACGCTCTAACTAACTTGATTTCAGCAACCAAGGAATACCAAGGTCATGAACAAGAAACCTTAACTAATATTGTTGAGGCACGTGCTGGGGTTAATCGTGAGTCAAGTGTTAAACAAGTTGAGCGTGATGATGCCCTCTTTAACCAAGCCATGCGGGCTATTGATGTAGTGGTTGAACAATACCCTGACCTGAAAGCTTCTCAAGTTTACCAACAAACCATGACCAGTGTAGACAAGTATGAAAATCAAGTCAGACAATCACGGATGGTATTTAATGATACGGTTACCAAATATAACCGCTTAATCAAAGTCTTTCCGAATTCTTTGATTGCCGGTATGACAGGCTTTAGTCCTGAAGACTATTTTGAAGCGACCGAAACTAAAAAGGAGATGCCCCAATGGTAG
- the tsaA gene encoding tRNA (N6-threonylcarbamoyladenosine(37)-N6)-methyltransferase TrmO: protein MELTAIGHIKSPFKEKFGIPRQGALVASSQAEIIFNPPYNQSSYFEGLADFSHIWVIWGFNAANQDREKATVRPPRLGGNQRLGVFASRSPFRPNHLGLTAVKLEELKEVKGKVSLLVQGVDMLDGTPVYDIKPYISEADQVMDSHDGFVDQNQFPKLAVDMPASLLADIDPTVIQTLSDILAHDPRPAYKHNPERIYGLRYDRFNVRFRVRDDQVQVISIEEVLG from the coding sequence ATGGAATTAACTGCAATTGGCCATATTAAGAGTCCTTTTAAAGAAAAGTTCGGCATTCCACGCCAGGGAGCGCTAGTTGCAAGTAGTCAGGCCGAAATTATTTTTAACCCACCTTATAACCAAAGTAGTTACTTTGAAGGATTAGCTGATTTTAGCCATATATGGGTAATCTGGGGGTTTAATGCAGCTAATCAAGACCGTGAAAAAGCTACTGTTAGACCGCCACGTTTGGGGGGGAACCAGCGTTTAGGTGTGTTTGCTAGCCGGTCGCCTTTTCGCCCTAACCACTTGGGCTTAACGGCTGTTAAATTAGAAGAACTTAAAGAGGTTAAGGGTAAAGTTAGCTTGCTTGTTCAGGGAGTGGATATGCTTGATGGTACCCCCGTTTATGATATCAAGCCCTATATTTCTGAGGCAGACCAAGTGATGGATAGTCACGATGGCTTTGTTGACCAAAATCAGTTTCCAAAGCTCGCAGTAGATATGCCAGCAAGCTTACTTGCAGATATAGACCCGACTGTTATCCAGACGCTTAGTGACATTCTAGCTCATGATCCAAGACCAGCCTATAAGCATAATCCTGAGCGTATATATGGTTTGCGTTATGATCGCTTCAATGTACGCTTTAGGGTTAGGGATGACCAGGTTCAGGTAATTAGTATTGAAGAAGTATTGGGTTAA
- a CDS encoding MFS transporter, whose translation MINDPLMGTLMDKAFANHSGARDKFRPWILWSIPLIVVGLISFFAAPTYFSGAVQVVAIFLFKVIYELGYTMMNIGMGSLLGVMALNDEERTTLASARGLGSIIGIFITQAMVPAVLARLGENTTGYAVCAVIAAILGGFIIFIHYAWTEERNVSVQEMVSGEEEEGAKFTDIFVTIKENRAFLALALHSIIIVFGQQLFGQTSMYMFADVFGNLGIMSYMSIVTTAISLVALLASPALVRVVGSTVHLIRIFLIISVIMFLSLFGLMQVTSLSPLVYLIWHGLAAGFMNMSISLQWGLVSESIDYNEYLTGKRSEGTIYGNFSLTRRLGQMLSQSLVILMIGWIGYDTAAAEAGLAQSDGTIFGLTVMNVLVPAFAALGSYLCFRFIWNIDDELRAKMAAHNIERAEQNPFVDLDEDDY comes from the coding sequence ATGATAAATGACCCATTAATGGGTACCTTGATGGACAAGGCCTTTGCTAATCATTCAGGCGCTCGTGACAAGTTCCGTCCATGGATCCTTTGGTCAATCCCTCTAATTGTGGTAGGATTAATCTCTTTCTTTGCTGCTCCAACTTATTTTTCGGGCGCAGTTCAAGTAGTAGCCATTTTTCTATTTAAAGTTATTTATGAATTAGGTTATACCATGATGAATATCGGGATGGGATCGCTCCTAGGGGTGATGGCCCTTAATGATGAGGAGCGGACTACCCTAGCCTCAGCCCGTGGTCTAGGCTCTATTATTGGTATTTTTATTACTCAGGCTATGGTACCTGCAGTATTAGCTCGCTTGGGAGAAAACACTACAGGCTATGCTGTCTGTGCTGTCATTGCTGCTATCTTAGGTGGTTTTATTATCTTTATCCACTATGCATGGACTGAGGAACGGAATGTCTCCGTCCAAGAAATGGTATCAGGCGAGGAAGAAGAAGGCGCTAAATTTACCGATATTTTTGTCACTATTAAAGAGAACCGTGCTTTCTTAGCCTTAGCGCTTCATTCAATTATCATCGTGTTTGGCCAACAATTGTTTGGACAAACCTCAATGTATATGTTTGCTGACGTTTTCGGTAATCTCGGTATCATGTCTTATATGTCAATTGTGACAACTGCTATTTCATTAGTCGCCTTATTGGCTTCACCAGCCTTGGTGCGGGTGGTTGGTTCTACTGTACATCTTATCCGTATTTTCTTGATTATTTCAGTTATTATGTTCTTAAGCTTATTTGGTCTAATGCAGGTAACTTCTTTATCGCCATTAGTTTATCTGATATGGCACGGTCTAGCTGCTGGTTTTATGAACATGTCTATTTCCCTACAATGGGGTCTCGTATCAGAATCTATTGATTATAACGAGTACCTAACTGGTAAACGTTCTGAGGGTACGATTTATGGTAACTTCTCATTAACCCGCCGTTTAGGTCAAATGTTATCTCAATCCTTGGTTATCTTAATGATTGGTTGGATTGGCTATGATACCGCTGCTGCTGAAGCAGGTCTAGCCCAATCTGATGGCACTATCTTTGGTTTAACTGTGATGAACGTTCTTGTACCGGCTTTTGCTGCTCTAGGCTCATATTTATGCTTCCGCTTTATTTGGAATATTGATGATGAACTTCGGGCTAAAATGGCTGCTCACAATATTGAACGGGCAGAACAAAATCCATTTGTTGACCTTGATGAAGATGACTATTAA